In one Brassica oleracea var. oleracea cultivar TO1000 chromosome C9, BOL, whole genome shotgun sequence genomic region, the following are encoded:
- the LOC106314490 gene encoding omega-3 fatty acid desaturase, chloroplastic-like, with the protein MQPHNEFGHGSFSNDPRLNSVVGHLLHSSSLVPYHGWRISHRTHHQNHGHVENDESWHPMSEKIYESLDKPIRFFRFTLPLVMLAYPFYLWARSPGKKGSHYHPDSDLFLPKERNDVLTSTACWTAMAALLVCLNFVMGPMQMLKLYVIPYWINVMWLDFVTYLHHHGHEDKLPWYRGKEWSYLRGGLTTLDRDYGLINNIHHDIGTHVIHHLFPQIPHYHLVEATEAAKPVLGKYYREPDKSGPLPLHLLGILAKSIKEDHFVSDEGDVVYYEADPNLYGQIKVTSE; encoded by the exons ATGCAACCCCACAATGAATT TGGACATGGAAGCTTCTCAAATGACCCGAGGTTGAACAGTGTGGTGGGTCACCTTCTTCATTCCTCTAGTCTAGTCCCTTACCATGGCTG GAGAATTAGCCACAGAACTCACCACCAGAACCATGGACATGTTGAGAACGACGAATCTTGGCATCCT ATGTCTGAGAAAATCTACGAGAGTTTGGACAAACCGATTCGGTTCTTTAGATTCACACTGCCTCTCGTCATGCTCGCTTACCCTTTCTACTTG TGGGCAAGAAGTCCGGGGAAGAAGGGTTCTCATTACCATCCAGACAGCGACTTGTTCCTTCCTAAAGAGAGAAATGATGTTCTCACTTCTACCGCTTGTTGGACTGCAATGGCTGCTCTGCTTGTCTGTCTCAACTTCGTGATGGGTCCAATGCAAATGCTGAAACTTTATGTGATTCCTTACTGG ATAAATGTTATGTGGTTGGACTTTGTGACTTACCTGCATCACCATGGTCATGAAGATAAGCTCCCTTGGTACCGTGGGAAG GAATGGAGTTACTTGAGAGGAGGACTTACAACATTGGACCGTGACTACGGATTGATCAACAACATCCATCACGACATTGGAACTCATGTGATACATCATCTTTTCCCTCAGATCCCACATTATCATCTAGTAGAAGCA ACAGAAGCAGCTAAACCAGTATTAGGGAAGTATTATAGGGAGCCTGATAAGTCTGGACCTTTGCCATTGCATTTACTGGGAATCTTAGCAAAAAGTATTAAAGAAGATCATTTTGTGAGCGATGAAGGAGATGTTGTATACTATGAAGCAGACCCTAATCTCTATGGACAGATCAAGGTAACATCAGAATGA
- the LOC106318698 gene encoding subtilisin-like protease SBT5.3 — translation MKLTSLVPLLFLVPLLTSCSEQKQVYIVYFGEHKGDKALHEIEEHHHSYLQSVKESEEEAKSSLLYSYKHSINGFAAELTPDEASKLEKMEEVISVIESHPRKYETHTTRSWEFVGLKEEETDGDEVQRPKNDVDDRFRVGRKFLKQAKHGNGIIVGVLDSGVWPESKSFSDKGMGPVPESWKGICQTGIAFNSSHCNRKIIGARYYVKGYEKYYGAFNVTANRDFLSPRDPDGHGSHTASTAVGRRVKGASALGGFAMGSASGGAPLARLAVYKACWAKPNQEKVDGNVCLQEDMLAAIDDAIGDGVHVISVSIGTTDPLPYSQDGIAIGALHAVKRNIVVAASAGNSGPKPGTLSNPAPWIITVGASTLDRAFVGGLVLGNGYTVKTESITAFKMDKFAPLVYAANVAVPGIALNNTSQCLPNSLKPELVNGKVVLCLRGAGSRIGKGMEVKRAGGVGMILGNSLANGNEIPSDSHFVATAAVTPTVVEKILDYIKIDKNPIAFIKPGTTVYKNQPAPLMTGFSSRGPNVVDPNILKPDITAPGLNILAAWSGADSPSKLWVDQRVADYNIYTGTSMSCPHVSGAIALLKAIHPKWSSAAIRSALMTTAWMTNDEKKPIQDISGLPANPFALGSGHFRPTKAADPGLVYDASYRAYLLYGCSVGFTNIDPTFKCPSKIPPGYNLNYPSISIPNLNRTVTVKRTVTNVGNGNSTSTYIFSARSPLGVSVKAKPSVLSFNRIGQKKRFKIMVTVRMDKMNVTEKGQYQFGWFSWTDKYHVVRSPIAISLA, via the exons ATGAAGCTAACTTCTCTCGTCCCTCTCCTTTTTCTTGTCCCCCTCTTAACTTCTTGCTCTGAACAAAAACAG GTGTATATTGTCTATTTTGGAGAACATAAAGGTGATAAAGCTTTACACGAAATTGAAGAACACCATCATTCTTATCTTCAATCGGTTAAAGAATCCGAAGAAGAAGCCAAATCATCGCTATTGTATAGCTACAAACATAGCATCAATGGCTTTGCAGCTGAGCTAACTCCTGATGAAGCCTCTAAACTAGAAA AAATGGAAGAGGTTATTTCCGTAATCGAGAGCCACCCAAGAAAATATGAAACGCATACTACACGGTCATGGGAGTTTGTAGGACTGAAGGAGGAGGAAACCGATGGAGATGAGGTTCAACGCCCCAAAAACGATGTGGACGATCGGTTTCGCGTTGGAAGAAAGTTCTTGAAGCAGGCAAAACATGGAAATGGAATCATCGTCGGTGTCCTCGACAGTG GGGTGTGGCCAGAATCAAAGAGTTTCAGTGACAAAGGAATGGGACCCGTTCCAGAATCATGGAAAGGAATCTGCCAAACCGGAATTGCCTTTAACTCTTCTCACTGCAACCG GAAAATTATTGGAGCAAGGTATTACGTGAAAGGGTACGAAAAATATTACGGAGCGTTCAACGTTACAGCAAACAGAGACTTCTTGTCTCCACGAGACCCCGACGGACATGGATCCCACACAGCCTCTACCGCGGTTGGCCGCAGAGTCAAAGGTGCATCCGCACTTGGCGGTTTTGCCATGGGCTCGGCTTCCGGAGGTGCACCGTTAGCTCGTCTAGCCGTCTACAAAGCCTGTTGGGCCAAGCCCAACCAAGAAAAAGTTGACGGAAACGTATGTCTACAAGAAGACATGCTTGCCGCGATTGATGATGCGATCGGTGATGGGGTTCACGTGATCAGCGTTTCCATCGGGACTACGGACCCTTTGCCGTATTCCCAAGATGGAATCGCGATAGGAGCGTTGCATGCGGTTAAAAGAAATATAGTGGTTGCAGCTAGCGCGGGGAACTCAGGGCCGAAACCGGGGACTTTGTCGAATCCAGCGCCATGGATTATTACCGTCGGAGCTAGTACTCTTGATCGGGCTTTCGTAGGCGGTCTTGTACTTGGTAATGGATATACAGTCAAG ACGGAGTCGATAACAGCATTTAAAATGGATAAATTTGCGCCTCTGGTGTATGCTGCTAATGTGGCTGTTCCCGGTATTGCATTGAATAATACATC GCAATGCTTACCGAATTCACTTAAACCGGAGCTTGTGAATGGTAAAGTGGTTTTATGTTTAAGAGGAGCAGGTTCAAGAATTGGTAAAGGTATGGAAGTAAAACGAGCCGGAGGAGTTGGTATGATTCTGGGGAATTCTCTAGCTAACGGCAATGAAATTCCTTCAGACTCTCACTTTGTTGCCACAGCTGCCGTTACCCCCACCGTGGTCGAAAAAATTCTCGACTATATCAAAATCGATAAAAACCCGATAGCTTTCATCAAACCAGGGACCACTGTTTACAAAAACCAGCCAGCTCCTTTAATGACCGGGTTTTCTAGTCGTGGTCCGAATGTGGTAGATCCTAATATTCTAAAG CCGGATATTACTGCACCAGGACTGAATATACTAGCTGCGTGGAGCGGAGCTGATTCACCGAGCAAACTTTGGGTAGATCAAAGAGTTGCTGATTATAATATCTACACAGGAACTTCCATGTCTTGTCCTCATGTTTCTGGTGCAATTGCTCTTCTCAAAGCTATTCATCCTAAGTGGAGTAGTGCTGCTATAAGATCTGCTCTTATGACCACTG CTTGGATGACCAATGATGAGAAGAAACCGATCCAAGATATTAGTGGTTTACCTGCAAATCCATTTGCACTCGGGTCAGGACATTTCAGACCTACCAAAGCTGCTGATCCCGGTTTAGTCTATGATGCATCATACCGAGCTTATCTTCTCTACGGTTGCTCAGTTGGTTTTACCAATATTGACCCGACATTCAAATGTCCAAGTAAAATCCCCCCTGGTTATAACCTTAATTATCCATCAATTTCGATCCCAAATCTCAATAGGACGGTGACTGTTAAAAGAACGGTTACAAATGTTGGGAATGGTAACTCAACAAGCACATATATATTCAGTGCTAGATCGCCATTGGGAGTCTCTGTTAAGGCTAAACCGAGTGTGTTGTCATTCAACCGGATTGGTCAAAAGAAGCGGTTTAAAATCATGGTCACGGTACGGATGGACAAGATGAATGTGACTGAAAAGGGTCAGTACCAGTTCGGATGGTTTAGTTGGACAGATAAGTACCATGTTGTGAGGAGTCCGATTGCCATTTCCTTAGCTTGA